TAAAGGCAGACTAAAATCGAATGGTTCCAGGAGGGCTAAAGCTTCTGCTGCCGAAAATAATTCCTAAATCATTGGGTGTTTCTGGCTAAAGTGGAAAAATTATAGGGAAATGACAGGATCTTTCCTCCTTTTTCAGAGTACTGTTGTCTATATTCCTTAATTTATTCCATTTCATCATTTTTGTAAAATTACGTAATGATTGGGAAATGCATTTTGTAGTTGTAGTTTTGCAGTTGTAGAAGAAGACAGGGTCAGGATAAGATCGTAGTTATAACTTCCCTGCTTGCAGTTCTTCAATATAAGTATCATATGGAGCCGTTGAGCTGCCTGAAATACGTGCAATATAATAGTCTGCAGCAATCGAAGCCTGTTGTTCGCGGTTATAGTTACAAAAATGCGGTTTTGCACCGGGAGTGTATCCGTATCCTTCTGTTGCCTGTGCATAAAATGCTTCGATCAGATATTTCGAACCGATGTGTTCCATCTGTGAAACATGGGCTAATTCATGAATAAGCCACTTCATGTTTGAATTACCTGATTCAGTCCTGATCTTTTCATTGAAGTTGATTGTATGAAAGATGGTGACCCCCATACCCGAGCAATTGTTTATCTTTGCCCCGAGCCAGGCAATTAGTGAATGTTCGTCTATACGCACCTGCCGGTAATTGATGCTGTCTCCAAATACGGTTCGCGCTTCCTGTGCCTCTGCTAAGGTTAGCCTTCGGGTATTGGGTTTTAGAGTCTGCCATAAGAAGTCCATAGCCTCCGGAAAAACGCAAATATCGAGAATTTTTGCGATAATTCTGCCTATCCTGACAGTGAGGGATAGCAGGCTCTTCGGGACCCAGTTATAAAAACACTTTTTTGGCTGTCCGTTCGGGGTCATTGAAGCTTTCAAATCTTCCCACTCATACCTGTTTGTTTAATAAAACTGTAGTTTTAGGTCTTCAAGCTTCGTCAGCGTTTTTGGGATTTTTGAATTCTCTTATCCTTTTCAACAGATGACCAGTTAAGTAAATGAAATACTGAATTTTTGAATTCTCTTATCCTTTTCAACAGATGACCAGTTAAGTAAATGAAATACTGAATAAAAGTACCTCTCTAAACCTGAAGACAAATTCAAATTAGATCCTTCCTACACATTTACTTCCAAAAACACGATTGATTTAAATTGCTCAGTATTCAAATATTTATAAAATTTTGAATCTGAAGAGCTTGTAAAACCTGTGGGTAAGGAACATATGTATTTTGCTGCAATGAATTCAAAATCCTGCAAGTTGACAGCTTTAGGATATCACTATTGGAGATTAGTTAAAGAAACCAAACTGTAATTTTATTTTTTGACAAGTATTAGTTTTCTAATTTTTTATAGTTCAGCAGTTAGGGTAAGTTATTGATCTTATCTTAAATGAGATAGGGTAAGTTATTGATCTTATCTTAAATGAGGGATATTCCTTATTCTGCCAGATTCGACTCATCTTTTGCTGGCGTCTTTTAAAACTGATCTTCACACTTATAATTCTCTGTAATTTTATCTATTGCCACATCTTCTTCATGTCAAAACGAAAAACTTTTAATCGTTTGTGAAGTGATGGTTTCTGATTAAAAGATGATAGGATTAAAATCTAATTTTTAAAATTATACATAGTGACAAAAGTAGTTTTTAAATGGTTCTATGGAAATTCCAGTGTTTCTCAGTTATGCAAAACCATTCAATCGAAAACAAACAAAATTTATCAGCAAAGTTGAAGGACATTTAGTAAAAAATGGTTTCAAGCCGAGAACTCTAGGAATTACCGACAATAGTACTTCTGCACCATTAATCAAAATACGAGAGATAATGAATGAATGTCATGGGTTATTATCAGTTGCATTTAGACGAAGCTTTATCGAAAAAGGAGTTGGCAAACCCGGTACTAATCTGGCAGGACATTTACAGTACGATATTTCTCAAAAATGGATTACAAGTCCATACTGTCAAATTGAACCTTCCATGGCTTTTCAAATAGATATGCCTATCTTAATTTTTAGGGAAAAAGGGGTTATTGATGATGGTATTCTTGAAAATGGTGTTATTGGTTCCTATATACCTGAATTTGATCTTGATTCCTCAATTGATCAATATTTCAAATCTTTTGAATGGAATCAGTTGCTTACTAAGTGGAAACAGTCAGTGCTAGAATATAAAAGGTGGAAACAGTTCAAATCAGATGTGCTTGTTCGCCACATAATAAGTTGCTGTATCTGTGAAGAAAAAGAAATATCATTCGATCATTTGTATAATGCATTCAAAATGTCTATAGATAGAGAAGGCTGCAATCATTATAACAAATTTGCGGCCATTATCGATGCAGATGGAAATTTTAAAAGTAGATATCGAATTCCCAATCATTCACTACAATCTGATTATATCTTTATTTGCAATAATATTTTCAAAGATTGGCCATTATTTCAGCATTAATTTATCAAGCCTCATGTTTTTTCTCATCATTTCTCAGTATAATTTCAACAATATATGGTTTCCAGTACCTATTGCTTGTTTTAAGTGCTTTTGTTTACACTCTAGTGCATCGATTTCAAAATTAGTGTAAACCATGGATAACACAGATGACCCAAATCCATGTATGTCCGTGTCCATTCGTGATTCATTAAGTTTACATGCAGGTTTATTTCAAGTCCGAATTTCTGGCTATATTTTGGAATCATAGTACTAATTTCCAGAATAATCTAATCTGCAGCAGCTTTTCCTCTAATGATCCTGTGAACGTCTCATGTTCAATGTAGAACTGATAAAACGTAAAATTATAGTTCAAATACACCAGTAAATAGAAATACTATAGAAAATAATATATAAAGTTGGTGTATAAAGAAGATATTACTTGGATAACAAGGGGGATATTGTGACAGGTCGAAAAACGCATATGACAGCAGGAGTTTTAATTTCCTTTATCCTGATCTGGAATTTGACTTCAAAAGGGCTTGTTCTCAGCCCAGTACTTCTTCCGATAGCTTTAGCGTCCTCAGCCCTTGGAGCTGTGTTGCCTGATCTGATCGAGCCTCCCAGAAACCAGCGCCATAGAAAGTTTTTCCATTCAATTCTTTGCCTGGCGCTTTTGCTGCTGTACCTTAATCAGACCTATTTAAGTCTGCTAACTACAGGTCCGGCAGATGAAGTTACTTTGGGGCTTTTCTTTGCAGGGGCCGGGTATGCATCACATCTGATACTTGATGCGCTTACGCGTGCTGGGCTTCCGGTCGTGGGGTTGTAAATGGTTTTGAATTTTTTGACTCTGACAATCATTTTCGCCATCCCGGGTCATTCCTTCGTAATCTTTACTCAAACGTTGATATCGACTCAGCCATCCAAATGTACGTTCTACTACCCATCTGTGAAAAAATACCTTAAAACCTTTAACATCATCGCTTCTTCTCACTATTTCCAAAACCCAACCACACGTCACTTTGACCCAATCAACCAGTTGACCAGCATAACCAGCATCAGCCCAAATAAGCTGCAATCAAGAAAAGGTCCCCTTAATTTGTTCCAGAACAAGTTTAACTCCATCCCGATCCTGGATATTGGTGGCATGAACTACAACCATCAATAGTAGCCCTGTTGTATCTACTATAATATGGCGCATAATATGGCGCTTTCTCCCTTTTACTTTCTTTCCAGCATAATAACCACGTACCCCAGGAGTTTCTGTAGTTTTAACGGACTGACTATATAAAATATCTGCACTCTGCTCTGGTTCTCATCCATTTGCAGTTCTCAGTTCAGTTCTCAGTACAGTGTTGATATGTTCCTAAATTCCTTTAAGAACACGTTTTTTACCTCGATTAGTTCTTGGATTCGGAAAATGAGGTTTAATTAGTTGCCATTCTCGATCGGATAAATCGCCAAGATAAGGAAGTCTTCGAGATTGTTTAAACACTAACGAACAATAAAGGTATAAGGATTATTTAATTTTAAAACAGCCTTTTAAATCCAATTTTTCCTTGGAAAAAGGAAAAATTGTGGAGCTCTAATAAGGCTATCTGGATTGTTTCAATTTGTCAGGATTTTTATAAACAAGAACAAAAGTTTGAAAGGTGAAAATGATGAATAGATTTCTAGCTTTAGTCTTTTCTTCGGGAATAATTGTCGGCCTTTCTATGGCTGGCCTGGCACTGGTTACGAACATTTTGCTGTCCGAACCGGTTTCATTACACCCGGCACTGGTCTGGTTTTCAATCACATCAGGCCTGTATACAGTGAACAGGTTAATCGAAGGTGATAAAGATGCAGCAGTTGACAATGTTATTTCTTCCACAGTAACTGCCTGCAAACCGTTTTTGCTGGTCTTTTCTGTAAGCATGACGTTACTCGGGATATTCCTTGCTTTTTATGCTAAGTTTGAACTGGGGCTTTTAATTGTTTTAACAATCTTTTATTTCGCCCTTTATACAACCAACCTTAAGAAAATCATATTCAAAAAAGGGGTCGACGTTTAAAGGATTATCTAGGTATAAAGAGTCTGATGGTGGGGATTGGATTGGGTTTTGTTGTCCTTTATACCGGGCTCTATTTTCAGACAACTAATTTTATAGCTATGGTACTTCTCTATTTACGTACCATTCTTAATGAAGCGATGAATACGATCATCTATGACATGAAAGACCTTGAAGCAGACCGTATTAATGGTGTGGATACTTTTCCTCTTGTTTTAGGCATTCAAAAAACGAAATATTTTCTCCATTTCATCAACGGGATAGTAGCAATTCTCACACTTGCGGGATTTTTCCTTAGGGCTTTTCCTCCCTCCTGTCTGGGATTGCTTATTTCACTGCCTTATTTTATCTTTCTCATCGAATACCTCGTTCATGAACCTTACAGGAAAGGGCATTTGTTTT
The Methanosarcina sp. WWM596 DNA segment above includes these coding regions:
- a CDS encoding metal-dependent hydrolase, which encodes MTGRKTHMTAGVLISFILIWNLTSKGLVLSPVLLPIALASSALGAVLPDLIEPPRNQRHRKFFHSILCLALLLLYLNQTYLSLLTTGPADEVTLGLFFAGAGYASHLILDALTRAGLPVVGL
- a CDS encoding UbiA prenyltransferase family protein, which translates into the protein MGFVVLYTGLYFQTTNFIAMVLLYLRTILNEAMNTIIYDMKDLEADRINGVDTFPLVLGIQKTKYFLHFINGIVAILTLAGFFLRAFPPSCLGLLISLPYFIFLIEYLVHEPYRKGHLFLQYTLLDGTYVVMVPFVLLFAN